The following are encoded together in the Coffea arabica cultivar ET-39 chromosome 1c, Coffea Arabica ET-39 HiFi, whole genome shotgun sequence genome:
- the LOC140035050 gene encoding uncharacterized protein has protein sequence MSSVPEASERSAMVTSPDFTALGAQLSEVLGKFNELSAEIAAQKRVIDQLVASNNGGGVPNDQEPIDNHPPAQDYQPPHTSNTQTPFFPPFANPVENTFARLNSDFSYMHPNYVLVNPTSSQIPQTHPQTNLNIPPNPQGPHHHIPEPFVMDTASQGKAAIEEQHTPVDKDLLRRLDRFDDFMRKNQGLSRHGGLDYDELCLFPDIQLPLGFKTPKFSKYDGTGNPKTHLKMFANKLGKPVDDENLPMRLFPESLEGDALDWYSNLKSGEVKTWLDLSTAFVKQYEFNCELAPTRTTLEGTKRKPSEDHKTYAKRWRKLAAKVEPPMTEEEIVRTFIKAHDPPYFEEIFRMTGSPFAAIINKLEEYDEFVKAGKIVNVSALKLQLDALQNQNNNGKRPQFKKKESDTAFIWDQGPSFRPRNHPTYSFPYPYYTNPQPVYHTTTQFHHSRPNHLNTSPLPPTPQPVFQNHSRPIYHSRPILQNNNPPQNPLQTSGIQTQKQFRAFTNLGRPIDQLYEQLKAAGKIGTVPPKIYPRGPPAGYDPHAICAYHSGSPGHTTGNCWALKHKIQDMIDSGDILLRRKGEQGPNVSKNPLPEHGSTVGVIIADEDFIDPSQYIVDETEVFDVIETDHAEMRKMLSVEKSITKDNAEEKLKSFVFEKEEPFMIEGGPSEADNSEVPFILDLPSFEWDISEPAILEFPEQMPVNNLQEVPWNYEEPSLLIGGKDCLKEDISTITRSEKIVGNSDIDVQSRAKVKSPTPKPRVSENEAVDFLKMLKRSEYKIVEQLDRTPAQISFLNLLLTSELHREALLKILNDAQVPKDIPVDKFSNIVGNVLAANHIIFSDDDLTAEGIGHNRALYISVRCNGKLLPRVLVDNGSALNICPWNTLTKLGFLDIKLRPSATVVRGFDGSRRESMGEADLVLEIGPAQFQVTCQVMDFSSVYNILLGRPWIHASNSVPSSLHQMLRFIVNDQLITVFAEDDCTMIIDAKFKGEDRKGTPISSHHVADIVSVGWASRDKSLTQSDLPEASIMMAREMIRGGYEIGRGLGRELQGILEPIEIPTQNDTFGLGFHPTAKDRREMQARKQAEKKGKQNPLNVPPLYHTFPRPAEMIMSETKNPVEEIELDLSQLFVGATCEEEPSENAEFLPITEGAIQNWTADYLPSRREFR, from the coding sequence atgagttcagtTCCTGAAGCTTCGGAAAGATCTGCTATGGTTACATCACCGGACTTCACAGCATTGGGAGCTCAGTTAAGTGAGGTACTTGGCAAGTTCAATGAATTAAGTGCTGAAATAGCCGCACAGAAGCGTGTAATTGATCAGTTGGTCGCAAGCAACAATGGTGGTGGTGTCCCAAACGACCAAGAACCTATCGATAATCACCCACCTGCACAAGACTATCAACCACCCCACACATCCAATACCCAAACACCTTTCTTTCCTCCTTTCGCTAACCCCGTTGAAAATACCTTTGCCCGATTAAACTCAGACTTTTCCTATATGCATCCGAATTATGTATTGGTGAACCCAACCAGTAGTCAAATCCCTCAAACTCATCCACAAACCAATCTGAACATTCCTCCCAACCCTCAGGGACCGCACCACCACATTCCGGAGCCTTTTGTAATGGATACGGCATCTCAAGGGAAGGCGGCAATAGAAGAACAACATACACCCGTTGATAAAGACCTGTTAAGAAGGTTGGATCGATTCGATGATTTTATGAGAAAGAATCAAGGATTGAGCAGGCATGGTGGGTTAGATTACGATGAATTGTGTCTTTTCCCGGATATTCAGCTACCATTGGgattcaaaacccctaaattcaGCAAGTATGATGGAACTGGAAATCCAAAGACGCACCTCAAgatgtttgccaacaagttaggTAAACCTGTGGATGATGAGAATTTGCCTATGCGTCTATTTCCGGAAAGCTTGGAGGGAGATGCTCTAGAttggtattcaaatttgaaGTCTGGAGAAGTCAAGACCTGGTTGGATCTATCAACTGCTTTTGTGAAGCAGTATGAATTTAACTGTGAGTTGGCACCAACACGAACCACACTGGAGGGTACGAAAAGAAAGCCGTCGGAAGATCACAAGACCTACGCAAAACGGTGGAGAAAGTTAGCTGCCAAAGTGGAGCCTCCTATGACTGAGGAGGAGATTGTTCGTACTTTCATCAAGGCTCACGATCCACCCTATTTTGAAGAGATCTTCCGCATGACTGGAAGTCCATTTGCTGCTATCATTAACAAATTGGAGGAGTATGATGAATTTGTCAAAGCAgggaaaattgttaatgtgtctgcatTAAAGTTGCAATTGGATGCTCTACAGAATCAAAACAACAATGGGAAAAGGCCCcaattcaagaaaaaagaaagtgatACTGCTTTTATATGGGATCAAGGCCCGTCTTTCAGACCCAGAAACCATCCCACCTATTCCTTTCCTTACCCGTATTACACCAATCCTCAACCAGTCTACCACACCACTACCCAATTCCATCATTCCCGGCCAAATCATTTGAATACCTCGCCCTTACCTCCAACTCCACAACCTGTTTTTCAAAATCACTCTCGTCCCATTTACCATTCCAGACCAATCCTGCAAAACAATAACCCTCCTCAAAATCCTTTGCAAACCAGTGGAATTCAAACTCAGAAGCAATTTCGAGCCTTCACCAACTTGGGCCGACCTATTGATCAGTTGTATGAGCAATTAAAAGCAGCTGGGAAAATTGGCACTGTTCCTCCCAAAATCTATCCCAGAGGTCCTCCTGCCGGTTATGATCCGCATGCaatctgtgcttatcattctggaaGTCCAGGTCATACCACTGGCAATTGTTGGGCTTTAAAACATAAGATTCAGGACATGATTGACTCTGGAGACATCCTTCTCAGAAGAAAGGGAGAGCAGGGACCGAATGTTAGTAAGAATCCTCTACCTGAGCATGGGAGCACTGTGGGGGTTATCATCGCTGATGAAGATTTTATCGACCCCAGTCAGTACATCGTAGATGAAACTGAAGTGTTTGACGTGATAGAGACTGACCATGCAGAGATGAGGAAAATGCTGTCTGTTGAAAAGTCCATAACTAAGGATAATGCTGAGGAAAAGTTAAAATCTTTTGTGTTTGAGAAAGAGGAGCCGTTTATGATAGAAGGAGGGCCTTCCGAGGCCGACAATTCTGAAgttccttttattttggatctACCCTCTTTTGAATGGGATATATCAGAGCCTGCCATTCTCGAATTTCCAGAGCAAATGCCTGTCAATAACTTGCAAGAGGTACCATGGAACTACGAGGAGCCCAGTCTATTAATTGGAGGTAAAGATTGCCTGAAGGAAGATATATCTACTATTACTAGATCTGAAAAAATTGTGGGAAACTCCGATATTGATGTTCAATCCAGGGCCAAGGTTAAATCTCCGACACCCAAGCCTCGTGTGTCTGAAAATGAAGCTGTAGATTTTCTGAAGATGCTGAAAAGAAGCGAGTACAAAATAGTAGAGCAGTTGGATAGGACGCCTGCTCAGATTTCCTTTCTGAATCTTCTCCTGACTTCTGAGCTGCACAGAGAAGCATTGCTCAAAATTCTGAACGACGCTCAAGTCCCTAAAGATATTCCGGTGGATAAATTTTCCAACATTGTGGGGAACGTACTTGCTGCTAATCATATTATCTTCTCCGATGATGATCTGACTGCAGAAGGGATCGGGCATAACAGAGCTTTGTATATATCAGTCCGTTGCAATGGAAAGCTGTTGCCGAGGGTTTTAGTGGATAATGGGTCAGCGTTGAATATCTGTCCATGGAACACTCTCACCAAGCTTGGATTTCTTGATATTAAACTCCGTCCATCTGCAACTGTGGTTCGAGGATTTGATGGTTCAAGGAGGGAATCTATGGGTGAAGCAGATCTGGTATTGGAGATAGGCcctgctcaattccaagttactTGCCAAGTCATGGACTTCTCCAGTGTTTACAACATTTTACTTGGAAGACCTTGGATACATGCTTCCAATTCAGTGCCATCTTCTCTGCATCAAATGTTGAGATTTATTGTGAATGATCAGCTCATTACTGTATTTGCTGAGGATGACTGTACcatgatcattgatgcaaaattCAAAGGTGAAGACAGAAAAGGGACTCCAATTTCATCTCATCATGTTGCTGACATAGTCTCTGTAGGATGGGCATCTAGGGATAAGTCGTTGACTCAATCAGATTTGCCAGAGGCCAGTATTATGATGGCGAGAGAGATGATCCGAGGCGGATATGAAATAGGAAGAGGTCTTGGGCGAGAATTGCAAGGAATTTTAGAGCCGATAGAGATCCCGACGCAAAACGATACATTTGGATTGGGATTTCATCCGACTGCTAAGGATAGGAGGGAAATGCAAGCTCGAAAACAAGCTGAAAAGAAGGGCAAGCAAAATCCCTTAAATGTCCCACCGCTGTATCACACCTTTCCTCGTCCAGCAGAGATGATTATGTCAGAAACAAAGAATCCTGTGGAGGAGATTGAACTGGACCTGTCTCAATTATTTGTCGGGGCCACTTGTGAGGAGGAGCCATCAGAGAATGCAGAATTTTTGCCAATTACCGAAGGAGCTATTCAGAATTGGACTGCTGattatcttccctctcgaagggaatttcggtaa
- the LOC113694481 gene encoding uncharacterized protein, with the protein MESPRRVQQMLVVPPEVQRWPTLLSPNEVNQIADRLGHIGDFKNIKSDGYLVEALVHLWDPTCSAFRFGKREMTITIEEVAGFLNLPIQGTAVVLPLASNKVEFCRFTGLKESVLQGADQNIEAKFLFDRFALRDGFERHRGDFSFTSKETWNRKRVWVYGLVMTGTFFFPRKDKKIAFKLTRILYDLFLGINDRPCSIIPTILADIFIACTTCQKGKKFFCGSNLILHIWGMEHFMRRPAISSSLPMFAYNWIITHHKRINRDSLPCNASEFVDFLKNVTDQNIRWVLDWTDCTKPVLRTQASEFILLLGTQGITAYAPKRFLRQLGRTQEIPPVLDMSEVTIIFNWGMCPNQIPMKDRIIDAWVTLSDDVSFRYIPELKQKGLTTSQYEDWVGGSAAQEIQDEPSEEVKRLKAIIEAKDKEILQLSKSAEAYKGMAEQSKQLYENERGRRQELKRKCAELYDQTECVRISYARETKDSVLDRFRSFGNLVRNRLRDMM; encoded by the coding sequence ATGGAAAGCCCTCGCCGAGTGCAACAGATGTTAGTAGTGCCGCCAGAGGTACAAAGATGGCCCACGTTACTCTCACCCAATGAGGTTAACCAAATAGCCGATCGATTAGGACACATCGGGGATTTCAAGAATATTAAGTCCGATGGATATTTGGTAGAAGCTTTGGTGCATCTATGGGACCCCACTTGTTCTGCTTTTAGATTTGGAAAAAGGGAGATGACCATAACGATTGAGGAAGTCGCCGGATTTCTCAATTTGCCGATTCAAGGAACTGCCGTGGTATTGCCACTAGCATCTAATAAAGTTGAATTTTGCCGTTTCACTGGGTTAAAGGAATCAGTACTACAAGGGGcagaccaaaatatagaggcgaAGTTCTTATTTGATCGATTTGCGCTAAGAGATGGTTTTGAGAGGCATCGAGGGGACTTCTCGTTTACTTCCAAGGAAACGTGGAATCGAAAGAGAGTCTGGGTATACGGTTTAGTCATGACGGGAACCTTCTTTTTTCCTaggaaagataaaaagatagCCTTCAAGCTCACTAGAATCCTGTAtgacttgtttcttggaatTAATGATAGGCCGTGTTCCATTATTCCTACCATTTTGGCCGACATCTTCATAGCCTGCACTACCTGtcagaaagggaaaaagtttttttgtggttcaaatttGATCTTACATATATGGGGAATGGAGCATTTCATGAGACGACCGGCTATTTCATCAAGTCTACCAATGTTCGCATACAACTGGATAATCACACATCACAAGAGGATTAATAGAGACAGTCTGCCGTGCAATGCATCTGAGTTTGTGGATTTCTTGAAGAACGTGACTGATCAAAATATTAGATGGGTGTTGGATTGGACCGATTGTACTAAACCCGTTCTTCGCACCCAGGCATCCGAATTCATTCTCTTACTGGGTACTCAAGGGATTACTGCCTACGCCCCAAAAAGGTTTCTCAGACAATTAGGGCGTACCCAAGAAATACCACCCGTGCTTGACATGAGCGAAGTCACCATTATTTTTAACTGGGGAATGTGCCCAAATCAAATCCCTATGAAAGATCGGATTATTGACGCCTGGGTGACGCTATCTGATGACGTGAGTTTTAGATACATCCCAGAGCTCAAGCAGAAGGGTTTGACGACTTCACAATACGAAGACTGGGTAGGAGGATCCGCTgcgcaagaaattcaagatgagCCATCTGAGGAGGTGAAAAGGTTGAAAGCCATTATCGAAGCAAAGGATAAGGAAATTCTGCAGTTAAGTAAGTCTGCCGAAGCATACAAAGGGATGGCCGAGCAAAGcaagcaattgtatgaaaatgaaCGAGGAAGGCGTCAAGAGCTGAAAAGGAAATGTGCAGAATTATATGACCAAACTGAATGTGTTAGAATTTCATATGCTAGGGAAACAAAGGACTCTGTATTAGATAGGTTCAGAAGCTTTGGCAATCTTGTACGGAATCGTCTTCGTGAcatgatgtaa